In Corticium candelabrum chromosome 1, ooCorCand1.1, whole genome shotgun sequence, the genomic stretch tgtgtgtgtgtgtgtgtgtgtgtgagagagagagagagagagttttggtgtttgtgatttaatgtattgtgagcaTGTTGTATACGTATCTCTAGGTAACTGGATATGATACGAGTCGATTTGAAGCATTTGTGGTCTACCCTCCTGCATCAGATCAAGTTGAAGTCGATTTATCTGTAGTCGCCAACAACAAGGATGAAGAAAGTGACATTGAAACAGTACAATATCCACGGCAGCTTGTAGATGGTAATGACCTCAGCGTCTTGTTTCTGTAGATCTTGAAGTGGGTGAAATATGCTGTGGATGCACACGAAATCACTGTGGTGTTGACACCACAAAGTTCACAAATCGAAGGAAGTTCACTGATTGAAGCAATTTCATCACAAGAAGTGATTGGTATGAAGACTGCAGCCAATATTTATAGCTTTGCTTATTTTTGTCcaccatttgtgtgtgtgtgtgtgtgtgtgtgtgtgtgtgtgtgtgtgtgtgtgtgtgtgtgtgtgtgtgtgtgtgtgtgtgtgtgtgtgtgtacctgccTTGCTGGTTTCTATCATTTTGTATCAAGTAACAATCACTTTTCCATTATTTGCAGTAAATCCTCGTATTCAACCAT encodes the following:
- the LOC134191396 gene encoding uncharacterized protein LOC134191396 isoform X1; translation: MVDSLVNVVAQVTGYDTSRFEAFVVYPPASDQVEVDLSVVANNKDEESDIETILKWVKYAVDAHEITVVLTPQSSQIEGSSLIEAISSQEVIVNPRIQPSSAKHVNSVGGETIGIIIITILAVLIIIISIT
- the LOC134191396 gene encoding uncharacterized protein LOC134191396 isoform X2 — encoded protein: MVDSLVNVVAQVTGYDTSRFEAFVVYPPASDQVEVDLSVVANNKDEESDIETILKWVKYAVDAHEITVVLTPQSSQIEGSSLIEAISSQEVIVNPRIQPSSAKHVNSVGGETIGIIIITILATLLKT